Part of the Quercus lobata isolate SW786 chromosome 6, ValleyOak3.0 Primary Assembly, whole genome shotgun sequence genome, gagttagttacgtactgggatccatgcaaaaGGGTTAGTCACAGATTGAAGATTTGTGCAACAAATGAAAGAAgactactacaagatcaagtccaattgagtattggagCAAAGATTTAATGTAGGTTAGTATTTCAAAATAGGCCAGGGTAGTGGTaaaattccttatacttgtaaccgcttgattgttgattagtggattaTTGGGAGTGCTGACCTTAAAATGTGaggtttttgccttgcgagaggttttccccatttgtcaacaaatcacaatatcaatttaatttccgctgcatttagtttaattggtgatttgttggtgcctccatgatttgcatgcaatttaacctaattaattaacttgggtaattgaattaattaatcgggattaagctatcttaacccaacaattttaaaaaataaataaataattttttcctatgatattaacaaaaaaagaaaaaagaaaaagaagtttggagatttattttttattttatgttttgctgattttttttgttttgttgaaacttgaaaagaaagagagaacaaaaaaattatctttttatttatttatttatagtatatTTCATGTATTTAATTCATTGGCctcctttgttttctttattttttcgcCTCTTTTccccatattttttttcttaagttttaCCTATTACGAATATTGACAAAACGGGTTGAAATGGTTATAGACAATCaactatttgtttcttttgagaAAGTATTACCTGTGCTGGTCTCATGAGACCCATGTCTCACTGACATGTGGGTCCCACACGCATGGGATCCACATGTCAGTGAGACATAGGTCTCAAGAGATCGGCACATACAagatttttccatttctttcacAATAGGACTTAGTTAGCTCTAGATGGGATATCAACCTTATGAAAGATTTAGTGATTTACAATCCCTTATAATAatgacatatatatttttttagtgataGCATGGTGTAAGTACTCAGAAAATAAAGGGCCAAGCCTACTAAGAATAGTGGTACCTTATCCTTCAAACCAAGCCTAAACAATagaagagagtgagaaaatACTTTAAGTGCAATTCCTAGCTAAGTTCAAGTCTAAGGCCGAAGAGTCTAGAGCAATAGATGAGTGAAATTTAAGTAGTAATTGAGAATAATGTTCTCCTCAGGCTGGTTTGAGGATTagtctcttatatatatttggttcAGGTTTTACACCAGATAATAAACTATTCACttccttctttttctatttcttaaaaaaattgtccatcCCCTTTTTTCTGGGAGATTCCCTTACTTTTATATCCCATTTATTTGCATCCTAACCTTCCACCTGTATCCCTCCAGGCATTCCTAaggatacttgtcctatcaaaACTCTACTGAAGGTGGTGTAAGGAGCTGCTAGCTATGAAATTACTGTTCAGGGGttatttccacattaatgcagctgaTAAGGTTAGTGTAGGACATTCAATGCGGAGGGGGGAAGTGTACCCTCCAGGAAACTTCCTCCCACCATCCTTGCCTCCATCGCTATCTCTTCTCCTTACCTTGGAACACCACAGGACACCAATTGTCTTGATTCTATTTCCATCATCAGGTGGGCAAAATCCTCAGAGTATATTTATCTCTTCGAGTTTGGACTATGCAAATTATTCCCTAGTTTGATCCTTCTCAGTCCTCGAACCCCCACACATGGtttgaaaaatgtaaaactaaTTTAGCATTTGAGTTCTACTATTAAGCATTGCCAAGATTAGTCTAAGATCCATGCAAAACTAATTTAGCTCAATTGATTGACACTTcttgatattttcaatagaAACATCTAAGATTCAAATCCTCCCACTTTCAAcaatcaaattatccaaaaaaaaaaaaattccaccaTTATGTGTCAAGTGAGTGAGCCCAAATGTTCTAGCAAGTAAAACTCCATCTTTAACAGAGTAAAactgattgaaaaaaaaatgtaataattggCTTCCTATCTTTAGGGTTGAAAATGAGTTGAGCTAAGCTGAATATTAAAAGTTTAggtttgtttatttaattttatttcaaacaagAGTCAAGCTTGTTGGTTTAAAATAGATTGATCctgtttaattaatttaattactcaagttgattaattaggtcaaattacatgcaaattgtggagacaccaacaaatcactaaataaactaaatacagtagaaataaattaacacggtgatttgttgacaaatggggaaaacctcttgCAAGGCAAAAACttcaccgggtgaatttaaggtcatcacttcCAATAATCTATTAATCAATAATAaagtggttacaagtatgaAGAATCTTTCCACCACTCTGGCCTATTCcaaaataccaacttacagttgaatcTTCgcttcaatacccaattgaacttaaTCTTGTAGTAGACTTCTTTGCTTTGCAaaaatctccaatctgtgactaaTTCCTTtacacggatcctagtacgtgactaactccagcaacttaattgattgttgttggctgcaaaattcttcatttcataaacgatgaagatcaggaagcacttggttacaaaaccctaagacaTACAAACGTAGTGGTTTCACATAGAGTATATAAGTTCTAGGTCTCTGTTTTCATActtgatgacttttaaaataagccttttatatgactagggttgtagagagagaaatcctaatcattcaagtcatcatgggccgaAATTCAGATCTGAGAATTTTGAATTCGTAGTTCTCGACAGATCGAACTTGTGTCAAGTTTCTCCATTAATCCTTAATAGTAGCTaatgtcgagttttaatgaaacaacttttcttcacttgcttttctttatttgttttttggattacttcatgtctttaatgatatcacttgatatgtttgaataacatatttcttaatacattaaacccaacttagatctacttaattacaagtaaagtgcattttgtcaaatgattagccaattacatagaaaatatgaccctaacagaGCTCGACCTCATCACCAAATAAGATTACATATTCAAACTTAGTTCATTTTCTTATCGAATAAACTTGACCTTGTTTGTGTGCtacttgattaaattatttttttccgtAAATAAActatgacaaaaaaaatttacccctTCACAAATCCATGtgtttttttagtttgaataaattatttatattatcaataaaccataaaaataacTTGTAtcatataaacttttttacaaacttATACAATCTAATCTCAAATTTATAgacaaatatacatataaaaatatagtgttatatatagttaaattgaGTCTCATATTCACTAACAAATTATTAAGTTTGGGTTTGACTCATTTAATACTCAAGCCTAAACTTGATAGGCTATATATATGGAGCTTGGTTTTATGTGGTTTGGACTCGACTTGGGAGCGTTATggttttaatttagtttttttttttttttggtgccatTGTATTATTCTATTTGATATTGTGAACTCTGTGGACGTAACAGTGTAGCACTAGTGAaccttagatattttatttaaccATTAGAAACTTTACTAATAAAACTAACTGGAACTCACAAAATAAATCCTACAAAACTTAGACACGAGCCTTAGTTTGTTTgctaaacaaatcaaatataaacattttttttttcacaagcCGAGCTAGAACCGCGGATAAACAACCTAACCATTTACAACCCTACCTCTCTTGTCCCAACATTGGTTCCAAGTTACAACAGAGTGAATTATATAGGCCAGCGGGCTAGGCCGCCTTTCAGTTTCATGAAAGTCAGTTCTGCGCGGCATCATGACAACTCCCAACTGGTGCTTAGATATTAATACAAGACACATGCAAACTATCACCATAGTGTTCGATCTTTACTCATTGATTGCTGACTTTCAATAGGCAGCTAATAAATCCCAATTATGCAATATTGCACCTCACCGACCACTACCGGAGTACCAGTCTATATATATCAGAGACCTTAATTAATCTGGGATACTTAAGTTTGCATTCATGGGGTTGGTCCAATGGTCCTATAATATGGGGCAGGGCGGCGCCACGTactaataatggtttttttttaaaaatatattttataaaattttgagttttaaattaatataagcCCTTTGACTACCTTAGAAAAACAACTTGAccaacctttaaaaaaaaatttagggcctgtttggtagaagaatttgagtaatgttatttgtagtttttcgaaatatgtgtgggtgaaaaagtatgtgaaaaagtgtgtaatgttgtttaaaaactgaaaataagtTGTTTAACAACTTTACCAAACGGAGTCTTAAACACCCTTAATAATAATTGAgcctattaaaaataaaattaaacctcttcaaaattttggtcgaacaaaaaaaaattacaagaaatgtaatgttcacaatattttttacaatattttgatAACAATCCTAAatagcaagttgttactagtaccaaaaaaaaaaaaggtaagttcaaattagaactagtaaaaacttaCCACCTAgactttgttgtgaaaatattacaaaaatgttgtggatataacacttctcaaaaattgcccaaacaaacaaattagcctcaaatctcaaatcaaacatttaattatgattttttaaattgtgttttcaaatgacaaattttaatattgctatttttttatataaaaaatgcatACTTTTTAAATAGCTAGTATGTTAGTGCTTGCTTTAGTCTTTAGCAGGGTGGCGCCACATACTTATAagggtggtcacaagaccatccttttttttttttaatataccttaaaaaattttgagttttaaattaatatagGTCTTTTGACCACCCTAGAAAAACAACTTTAccacccttaaaaaaaaaaaaaaaaaaaaaaaaaaaaaaaaaaaaaaaaaaaaacttaaacacCCTTAATAACAATTgagcccattaaaaataaaagtaaatctcttcaaaattttggttcattgaatgttgaacaaaaaaaattacaagaaatgcaatgttcacaatattttttacaatattttcataacaatcCTAAATAGCAGGTTGTTATTAGtcgtaaataaaaaataataatttcaatggtaagttcaaattaaaaccagtaAAAACTTACCACTTAGactttgttgtgaaagtgttgcaAAAATGTTGTGCTCAAAAATtgcccaaacaaacaaattagcctaaaatctcaaatcaaatgtttaattgtgattttttaaattgtgttttcaaatggCATATTTTAATATCgctatttttttatacaaaaaatgcACACTTTTTAAATAGCTAGTATGTTAGTGCTTACATTAGTCTTTAGCcgaatttgttggatttatgtgatatatttttttttgaaaagataatgcattttgtttatattagtaGTTATTTAGGAAATATGTTAATAATTGAATGAGAGATCAGTAGCTTAATAATTGCTTGGTTGTGTACATTAAAAAAGATGTATCTGATAATATTGATATTGAGACTATTATATCAcacaatgatttcaaaatatgaaaacttgtgaaaggaaattttaaaactttatgtatttgcatgtGTTTTTACTTTGTGAtgttaatatattcaagttttatcattattaaatttttttaatgaccctttgaaaaaaatttctggagcTGCCACTAATGTGGGGTGTAGTGTATGTCAATGCGATTCACGGGCAGTGGCGGCTCAATGGGTGAGCCAAATAGGCAACCGTCTAAGGCCCCCAATGAAAAAAGACTCCTAAATTTTTACCAATAGAGATATTCTTGTACCAATAGAAGTATTAATTAAGGCTTAAATATTTACccataaataaaaagtattttttatcaaagaaaaaccagttaaagaaaaatattttcattggaTGGGTCAATCATTTAATCTCACATATAAATGTTAAAAGACCTCATTAATCTTAcactagtaaataaatttatactcaaattctatttaaaaatatcaaatatataactttattaaaattttcaatcataattttttagtatttggttaCATCATTCAATAAATAgtgtttattttagttgtatagCCTTTGAGTAATGCAATGGGTTcgttttaatttgtaattttttttctaaaaaaattgattttaaattaaaaaaaaagttaaataaatattatattagtaTTTAAAGTATAAGAATATATCTCATTTAAAGTTGTCGTCTTAGGCCCCACAATACTTTGAGCAGGCCCTGTTCAAGGGTATACTAAGTTTGCTTTCATTGAAGTGGTATCATGTTTAGTTCGAAATCCTTAAAGGGGGGAAAATATTcaaattcagaaaaaataaaGTTCTTAGTATATCACATTTGATAATGCTAAGATGGTATTAGTTGAATATGATTGTTTGTGGGGGAAATGATGCATCGAAAGAAGGGTTAGTATATTACTAAACCCATCATCTTGAATTCATAAACCCATCATTTTTAAGGCAAAGATCTgaaatcctatatatatatatatatatatatattaattgtggGAGAGGGAGAGGTGATGTTTGAAGGACACCACAAAGGATATTATTGCCACTAAATTATCATTTGAATAGTTGAACCCAGTGTCTAAAAGGTTTAATTCCAATactctaaaaatttattttttaagcaaaaatatatctaaatatattataattagtATCCtaccaaattaaaattcaattttgactAAGATATTCCTAAAAACTCTTctaaacatagaaaaaaaaaattagaaaaaaaaaaaaaaaacattgtaatAAGTATGGGCATTTTAtgttagaaaaagaaaatttaagtgCATTTTGTTAGTACAATTGTTACAACAAGTAGGAGGGAGAATTTACGCCCtgaattttcttataaagtagAACAGACAATAGCATGAGTTACAACAATACTGATGTGTAATTTCTGCCATATGTCATGCACATATGGGCATGCATATATAACAATGGGATcgattttctttgattttgatatgACTCATATAAGCTGTATAATCAAATGCATGTACGTCTCATTGTAGCATATGCCATATCATGTCATATTTCAGTGgttaaaatgacaaaatgtaGAACGAGTAGTATAAATCAACattaatcttaaaaaaacaaaaaggagagagagaagatcaaCATGTATGCCCTCATCATAACATATATGGTTCTAAATTGGTGCTGCTGCAGGCTACAACTAAGAAATTGTTCACGCAACATATGTACATAGGCGATTTACTTTGTTGCAATGGGCCCAAATGATGCAATCTATCATGCAGTATGAGTTCGGAAACTAGTCAGAAGAGCTCTTGCACTGTTAGAAATTACggttaaaaaattaagtttattattttttaacagtttAAATTTTTGGGACAATCATTAAtacacacatattcatataGAGAAAGAATAATAATCCTTAAGTCGGTTAAACTTCGATGTCTATTCAACTGGAGTGCACTGCATGCCCAACACAAAAGACTAAGTTGGGTAGgaataaaacaaaatactaCTGTTGAAAATAGACCTTCAaattaaactagaaacaaatttcttttttatatatatttttaattcattttccACTTATAcatgaatttcaattaaataaagttaaaattttgaaaagtcttgATTGAAACCCTAATAACTTAAGTATTAATTGATTAACTATGAGTAGATACATGATTAAGACTGAAGTTAGAAAATCATTAGATTGTGCAATCACAATATTAAATTAATCACAAATATAGCACAATAATctaaaagtaataaaatcaGTAAAACATAGATTTGGTGATGAAATGGATAACCTATGAAAAACTCTTCAAAGAAAAAACCACTCTAGGAGTACCCAATTTCTTAGGAGATTTACtacataaaaaaaaggttactaGAATTAGAATATACAAAACCATTGTAATCTAGATTCTTTACGCAATCTCAACAAACGCCATTTTTGCCTCCCTCCATAGTGGCTACGAAATTATGGAATTCTTATATAAAATTTCCTCCACGCACAAACTTGTAtgcaattgagagagagagagagagagagagagagagagagagtgtgtgtctTGCATATAGAAATAGGAACCAAGGTTCCATGATCTTGCTTGAGCGAGAGTCGATGAACTGTCTTGCAAACTTTATGCTTGACTTTAATGATCACTTAAGCAAATCCTGATTTTGCTTTACTGAACCTTCACATTTTCTATGTCTTCAATCAACTTTTTGACATACGTATACCTTCAAAGAGTTGTCACACAAAATTTGCCAACTCGAAAACCTAAAAACTTTCAACTTCCTAAAGTTtatcaacaaaacaaattataacTCATCctaatcaaactaatttttttttttggatcaacACAAAAATGATCTATTATTATTTACCCAAAACTAATTAATCAAAATAAGCTAAGCACAAAATACTATGAaacttaaattaataataaatagtgAAAGTGTAGCCTAAAATAGTTAGTTTAGCTTGATTTTAGAACTTATTTATGAAGATATAAGCTCTATAATACCCTTTGGGAAAAATATGAATAGTTTTTTAGTATTATATCtaaagtttttcaattaaattcaacaatttGACTGCATTGAGCAATAtgatacaaataatattattttctcttaatgacaattaaattaataaataatttttgatgGTTTATTGGCCATTGCGGCCACATGATTGGAATGTAAAATGTTAaagacacaaattattttacaatttttgtaaCAAATTGCTAATGTAGTAAAtagttattggtaaataaaaaaaatgatgttaatgaTGGATCCTGATAAAGACTTGTAAGAATTTTCTCCTTCAATAGTTTGTAATTGTAGTATTTCTCGATTGGAATTGATGAAGAAATCTAAATTACAACATTTAAATAATTGTGCCTAAATTTTACTCATAAGTCATACCCCTTCCCTCCTCCAATTcctccctcttttctctcttttaaccTAAAGACCCTTTGAAGCTTTATTAAACCGCATCCTCGACTTGAAATCATGGGGTGCCATTATGATCATGACTCATGAGATGGGCTAGCATTTGGAGGCAACAAATTTGAAACCAACTTAACCAAACCCATAAGACAATAATGTGCTGCAAAAGCCATAAATGCTGCTTGGCTCACTATCCAGCAATAGTGTCAGCTTCCCTAGTGCCGCACGATAAGAATActgatatatcatatatttgCGTGTGCTTCGTAGGAAGGTTTTTTCATCTTTCGGGCCAAAGTTACTATTTTAAGGGAACCTAACAGGTGCATTTAATTTCCAAGGTGTGTTACCACGTTGGTTTGAATCCAAACAGTCATCTAGGTTAGTTGGCAGctgtgaaaatttaaaaaatgtttactATATATATCCGAAGCCCCAATAGCATAGTGTCAGCTAGAAGTATATAGCTGTTTTACtttgcttctttcttcaataactGCCACTTTAAAACTTTGACAAAGAGATAGTTTAAGTTTACTCTCACGGGTTGGTGCTGAATGTGCTAGGGCATTGAATGTTTACACTTTACATCGATCCCATCCCTTAAATTTTTCCAGACAAAAATAAGGCTATGTTTCTCTTTTGCcacacacacccccccccccccagtaTTTTGTGGTGTAATCTTCTATTTAGATGTGTGTCAGTTTAATAATCCTTGTTGGCATAACAAAGTCTAACGGGCCCCTCTAGATGAAAAGCTCATAGCTAATGGAGTAGCTTCCACGCTAGTGTTTTGTTCCATCCTTCTTAAAAGCCAAAGTcctaaaattttgggttggttATGTGGATGGGCCACGTACATTCTCAATTCATATTTAGTTGTTCTAGTTGTTGCTGCTCACCTTTATATTCTGAGTGAATATGCTTACTGTCTTTGCATGAAAACTTCGAACTTTATACGTAACATATTCTTTTCCTTTATGATTGaccttccaagttccaactgattttttttttttttttttgatacatccAACTGAGTTTTCTTACTTCTTttaatcattaaaatttttcaatagCTTCTCTTGCTTCATATAGTTTTAAGTGTAGTTAAATTTAGATAAAACCAAGGGCCCCAAGGTTCTAACGGAAAAGGCATACTTAGATTTCTATTGTTTGTAATGGCTTTCATGAACTTGGATAGACAAATCATTGGTGGGATTGTGCCCGCAATATTGACAATCTCAATCTTAGTGGGAATGTGCTCTGCACAAATTGTTCCTGCTATTTTTGTTTTCGGGGATTCATTGCTTGATGCTGGAAATAATAACTACATTTTAACACTCTCTAAGGCTAATTATGTCCCCAATGGGATTGATTTTGGAATGCCAACAGGACGATTCACAAATGGAAGAACAATTACTGACATTATAGGCAAGTACTAATTCTCCAGTACTTTCTACAAAACTACTGGCTATTGCAGTACTAGATATGCAAATGTTAATGgcatattctttttttcttcatcaaaattttctcacCAGGTCAGGAATTGGGCTTTAAAGACTTCACTCCACCATACTTGGCTCCCACTACAACAGGATCTGTGGTTCTGCAGGGTGTCAATTATGCTTCTGGTGCAAGCGGAATTCTTAATCACACTGGAAAGCTCTTTGTAAGGCTTCTTttccacttaatttttttgccCTAATAAGAACTAAAAGCCATCATTTTGAACAGCAATTCAGTACGTATATTGTGTTAGATGTAAAATTATCTATTGGTTTACATGAACAAGAAAATTTGTTTGTAGGGAGGCCGAATAAACATGGACGCGCAGATAGATAATTTTGAAAACAGCAGGCAAGACATTATCTCAAGCATTGGAGCTCCTGCAGCACTAACATTGTTAGGAAAAGCAATCTTCTTTGTTGCGATGGGCTCAAATGATTTCATCAATAACTACCTGACACCTGTCATCTCTGCTGCTGAGCAGAAGTTGATCACTCCAGAAGTATTTGTTGGTACCATGATTTCAAGATTCAGGCTACAACTAACGGTAATCTTTTAGTAACCTATTATGTTAAAGCCACATTTGGTACTGTAAAAGTTAAGCTGAAATGTATGTTATTGATTCTGTACCAGAGGCTTTACAATTTGGGTGCTAGGAAGATTGTTGTTTCAAGTGTTGGACCCATTGGGTGTATACCTTTTGAAAGGGATGCCAATCCAGCTGCAGGGGACAACTGTGTTAGTTTGGCAAATCAGTTGGCTCAATTATTCAATGCTGAGCTGAAAAGCCTTATCACAGACCTCAGCACTGATCTTAAGGAATCAAAATTTGTCTACGCAGATTCTTATAGCATATTAGAAGATATCCTGCAAAACTACATTTCCTATGGTGAGTATGCTGTAGAATTTACTGTCAGTTCACATAGGATAGGAGTATCTTAAATTAGAACGCTcatttaaatttatcatttcctAACAAATTAAGCTTTTGGTATAAGTAGAAGTTTATCATAACATCATAGTAGGTGATCCTCATGTCGCCACTCTAAAGAGAACTTGATGTTTTATCTAACAGGTTTTGAGAATGCGAATTCCGCATGCTGCTATCTTGCTGGGCGCTTTGGGGGTTTGATTCCATGTGGTCCTCACTCAAAAATTTGTAGTGACAGATCCAAGCATGTGTTTTGGGACCCATATCATCCTTCTGAAGCTACTAATCTTCTCACTGCAAGGCGTCTCTTGGATGGTGATACCAATGACATTACACCTATGAACATCAGGCAACTTGCTCGATTGTGACCCAAAGTCTAACGATTTTAACGGGATGCATTCAAAGATTGTTTTGAAAAGAGTTAGTAGGAGATTAGTACTCTTTGAATGACAATAACTGGCGTATTTTATGGGAATTTATCAGAAAGAATAAATAGACGTGCCATAAGAATAGTGACAAAGAAGCTTATGGAAaactatataatatttttaggtgTGTTGTATTGTTCTAGTTTTCTCACTATCAAATTATTCTTAGAGGTTTCTCGGTGTAGACGGAGGATGTTACTCCACACCTGTACTCTGTTCTTTTTGTTGACCACGGCTGATTTTCTTTCAATGAAATTCAgtctttcttcttaaaaaaagattATTCTTAGAGATGTAATGGATGCAGTAATGAAGGAATTCATTTCATTTCTATGACTAACAATAGTAGTCAGTAGCTGATTGAATTTTTTGAGgatattcaaagaaaaatatgtaagtTGCTAGACGACATTATTATAAGGTGAAAGTGATCATCAACTTCATTCGGTTCATTTCAATGACTAACATCTTAAATGGATCACACattccaaaacttattttttcacattatatcTTTGTTGTAGCAGTTCTCAGACAGGCTGGCCATACCAAAAATCTATGGAAGTTAATTACTTGGAAAATTGGAGCCATCATTGATCAACATCTTTGATAAGTTcatacaaaatttcataaattacaACTcgcaaaattttctaattaggGATACAATTCCTCTCCAATCATGCAAAATTCCCTGTTTTAATGTGTACTTGGGCCATACTAAAACCATT contains:
- the LOC115950887 gene encoding GDSL esterase/lipase At4g16230-like; this encodes MAFMNLDRQIIGGIVPAILTISILVGMCSAQIVPAIFVFGDSLLDAGNNNYILTLSKANYVPNGIDFGMPTGRFTNGRTITDIIGQELGFKDFTPPYLAPTTTGSVVLQGVNYASGASGILNHTGKLFGGRINMDAQIDNFENSRQDIISSIGAPAALTLLGKAIFFVAMGSNDFINNYLTPVISAAEQKLITPEVFVGTMISRFRLQLTRLYNLGARKIVVSSVGPIGCIPFERDANPAAGDNCVSLANQLAQLFNAELKSLITDLSTDLKESKFVYADSYSILEDILQNYISYGFENANSACCYLAGRFGGLIPCGPHSKICSDRSKHVFWDPYHPSEATNLLTARRLLDGDTNDITPMNIRQLARL